A single genomic interval of Aureliella helgolandensis harbors:
- a CDS encoding argininosuccinate synthase — MTVCVLAYSGGLDTSCMLGWLIDRGYEVHAVYVDLGQPGEDRQVMKDKATKIGAKSVRMIDAREELCRDFAFPVLMWQAKYEGPYLLGTSIARPLISKKILEIAEEVGAEVYVHGATGKGNDQCRFQLAAEALRPDIKVYAPWRTPEWRESFPGRIEMLDYCKERGIPVKATTSKPYSSDENVLHISYEAGELEKLDVCGVDLVDFEMTVSPEEAPEKPEEVTISFEAGVPTKVNGQACSALDIVEQLNQIGGRNGVGRIDIIENRFVGMKSRGVYEAPGMTLLYEAAAHIEQLTLDRDLVHLRDSLAPVVAEMVYYGFWYAAKFEALLAFIRQSHQVVTGEVKLRLYKGNVTVLERSSPNSLYDEGIATMEAGGTYNQDDAEGFIRIQGLPYRVQGMLRKFGK; from the coding sequence ATGACCGTCTGCGTATTGGCATATTCTGGTGGCCTCGACACATCCTGCATGCTGGGCTGGTTGATCGACCGCGGCTACGAAGTGCATGCCGTCTATGTCGATCTTGGACAACCTGGCGAAGACCGCCAAGTCATGAAGGACAAGGCAACAAAAATCGGTGCGAAGAGCGTACGCATGATCGACGCCCGCGAAGAATTGTGTCGTGATTTCGCCTTCCCCGTGCTGATGTGGCAAGCCAAATACGAAGGCCCCTACCTGCTCGGCACCAGTATCGCTCGCCCATTGATCTCCAAAAAGATCTTGGAAATTGCGGAAGAAGTGGGCGCCGAGGTCTACGTTCACGGGGCGACCGGCAAGGGCAATGACCAATGCCGCTTCCAACTGGCCGCCGAGGCCCTGCGGCCTGACATCAAAGTGTACGCCCCCTGGCGCACTCCAGAATGGCGTGAATCGTTCCCAGGTCGAATCGAAATGCTCGACTATTGCAAGGAACGCGGTATCCCGGTCAAAGCGACCACCAGCAAGCCTTACAGTTCCGATGAAAACGTCCTGCACATCAGCTACGAAGCGGGCGAGCTTGAGAAGCTGGACGTTTGCGGAGTCGACTTGGTCGATTTCGAAATGACAGTCAGCCCCGAAGAGGCTCCCGAAAAACCCGAAGAAGTCACGATCTCGTTCGAAGCGGGCGTGCCTACCAAGGTCAATGGCCAAGCCTGCTCAGCGCTCGATATCGTCGAGCAACTCAATCAAATCGGCGGTCGAAACGGTGTCGGTCGGATCGATATCATCGAGAATCGGTTCGTGGGCATGAAGAGCAGGGGGGTTTACGAAGCTCCGGGCATGACGCTGCTCTACGAGGCTGCCGCACACATCGAGCAACTCACGCTCGATCGCGATCTAGTCCACCTGCGTGACTCCCTCGCTCCCGTCGTGGCTGAAATGGTCTACTACGGCTTCTGGTATGCCGCCAAGTTCGAAGCCTTGCTCGCCTTCATCCGACAGTCTCACCAAGTTGTTACCGGCGAAGTCAAACTCCGACTCTACAAAGGCAATGTGACCGTACTCGAACGCAGTAGCCCCAACAGCTTGTACGACGAAGGAATCGCGACCATGGAAGCCGGCGGTACCTACAACCAAGACGATGCCGAAGGCTTTATCCGCATCCAAGGACTCCCTTACCGCGTCCAAGGCATGCTGAGAAAGTTTGGCAAGTAG
- a CDS encoding DUF1559 family PulG-like putative transporter, whose amino-acid sequence MAGQKGPCANCGKVITIPRHSSVETEVPPTQASEGAVVGEQSAASERAVRAAVLPVRWVPLLLKAAGLLAGVTVLSLVALSLLWPVLSQVRGNRHRALCMTNLQRIASALNAYAAEYGTYPPPVTYDAQGQPMCSWRVLILPQLGETALYQRYRFDQAWDSVENAQLFASCPAVYISPARDDPRLSNEANYVLLTGSGTLFPPEGPLAPSGVLDGPSQTLLVAEVKNSIAEWSKPWDIDTRKMTAAIGGSPIGSTASGPTSLGGNHQGGATAAMADGQAVWLPAGLAPEILNALISPAGGEPLTPAEIPRP is encoded by the coding sequence TTGGCTGGTCAGAAAGGCCCCTGTGCGAATTGTGGTAAGGTGATCACGATACCTCGGCACTCCTCGGTGGAGACTGAGGTTCCGCCTACCCAAGCCAGTGAGGGGGCTGTGGTGGGTGAGCAGTCGGCTGCTTCGGAGCGAGCGGTACGGGCAGCGGTTTTACCCGTTCGGTGGGTGCCGTTGTTGCTTAAGGCTGCGGGATTGCTGGCTGGGGTTACGGTACTTTCGCTGGTGGCGCTCAGTCTCTTGTGGCCCGTGCTGTCGCAGGTCCGTGGGAATCGCCACCGCGCGCTGTGCATGACCAACTTGCAGCGCATTGCGAGTGCTTTGAATGCCTATGCCGCTGAGTACGGGACCTATCCTCCCCCGGTTACCTACGATGCTCAGGGCCAGCCGATGTGTAGTTGGCGAGTGCTGATACTACCTCAGCTCGGTGAGACCGCGCTCTACCAACGGTACCGGTTCGATCAAGCCTGGGATTCAGTTGAGAACGCGCAGTTGTTTGCCTCTTGTCCGGCAGTCTATATCTCACCGGCACGAGATGATCCGCGGCTGTCGAACGAGGCGAACTATGTGCTACTCACCGGGAGTGGGACTTTGTTTCCGCCGGAAGGGCCGCTAGCACCGTCGGGCGTCCTAGATGGCCCGAGCCAGACGCTCTTGGTGGCCGAGGTCAAGAACTCGATCGCCGAGTGGTCTAAGCCTTGGGATATTGATACTCGCAAGATGACCGCTGCCATTGGCGGTTCACCCATTGGGAGCACTGCCAGTGGGCCGACCAGCCTTGGTGGGAATCATCAGGGAGGGGCCACAGCAGCCATGGCGGATGGGCAGGCGGTTTGGCTCCCCGCCGGCCTAGCTCCTGAAATCTTGAATGCATTGATTTCGCCAGCGGGCGGCGAGCCCTTAACGCCCGCCGAGATTCCAAGGCCCTAG
- the dtd gene encoding D-aminoacyl-tRNA deacylase — protein MRAVVQRVTEASVTVDEQVVGAISSGLLVLLGVEQGDADDDLKYLVNKTAGLRIFPDEQGLMNHSVQDIEGSVLVISQFTLFGDVRRGRRPSFTSAAEPTHADQLYLKYCQQLEHLGINVARGKFQADMQVALVNDGPVTILLDSRKLF, from the coding sequence ATGCGAGCGGTGGTGCAGCGAGTCACTGAGGCGTCCGTTACAGTGGACGAACAAGTCGTCGGCGCAATCTCTTCTGGACTATTGGTCCTACTCGGGGTAGAGCAGGGGGACGCCGATGACGACCTGAAGTATCTCGTCAACAAAACTGCCGGACTGCGAATCTTCCCCGACGAACAAGGTCTGATGAACCACAGTGTGCAAGACATCGAGGGCTCGGTATTGGTCATCAGCCAATTCACTCTATTCGGTGACGTCCGCCGCGGCAGACGCCCCAGCTTCACCTCAGCAGCTGAGCCCACGCATGCGGACCAGTTGTACTTGAAATACTGCCAGCAACTCGAACATCTCGGTATCAACGTTGCCCGCGGAAAATTCCAAGCCGACATGCAAGTCGCACTTGTCAACGACGGACCGGTGACAATCTTGCTGGACAGTCGCAAACTTTTTTGA
- a CDS encoding metal-dependent hydrolase: MADFKTHMTVSSATGVVYAIAGSQAGMPLNCCLLSGILCSVSGMLPDLDSDSGRPLREATTLGAAVIPMLMVPRFQKLQLDHCWMVLSAALVYIFIRFFLAEIFRRYTVHRGMWHSLPAAAIVGMIAFLVMSGEDISTRMFQTMAVVLGFMSHLVLDEIWSVSFQKGSYRFKSSFGTAVKLWGKNRWANYATYTKMGVVAFLVYQDEGFMARFGFNDPNVPHTAQQLFNVIVEQSGNWMR, encoded by the coding sequence ATGGCTGATTTCAAAACACACATGACTGTTAGCAGCGCCACCGGCGTTGTCTATGCAATCGCAGGTTCTCAGGCGGGCATGCCGCTCAACTGTTGCCTGCTGTCGGGGATTCTGTGCAGCGTCAGTGGGATGTTGCCCGATCTGGATAGCGATTCGGGGCGGCCGTTGCGAGAAGCGACGACGCTGGGCGCGGCGGTCATTCCGATGCTGATGGTTCCTCGGTTTCAAAAGCTTCAGCTGGATCACTGTTGGATGGTATTGTCCGCCGCCTTGGTGTACATCTTCATTCGATTCTTTCTGGCGGAGATATTTCGTAGGTATACGGTGCACCGGGGAATGTGGCATAGTTTGCCGGCTGCGGCAATCGTCGGCATGATCGCATTCTTGGTAATGTCGGGTGAAGATATTTCCACCCGCATGTTTCAGACGATGGCTGTGGTGCTTGGCTTTATGAGCCATCTCGTGCTCGATGAGATTTGGTCGGTAAGTTTTCAGAAGGGGAGCTACCGATTCAAGAGTTCGTTTGGAACCGCAGTGAAGCTGTGGGGGAAGAATCGCTGGGCTAACTACGCAACGTATACCAAGATGGGAGTCGTCGCCTTTCTTGTTTACCAAGACGAAGGGTTTATGGCACGATTCGGATTCAACGATCCCAACGTGCCGCACACGGCGCAGCAATTGTTCAACGTGATTGTTGAGCAGAGTGGAAATTGGATGCGCTGA
- a CDS encoding CvpA family protein: MLIVLGMATIFGAIKGFAWQVASLASIIVSYFVAYNFRLQVADMIQAAPPWNQFLAMLILYVGTSFVIWVGFRLFSSAIDRVRLREFDRHLGAGFGLAKGAVFCLLITMFAMSLLGPSQQTAICESRSGYYISYVLDRSIGILPKEIHDVVGPYLDGLDDKLNNHTGHDHTVDGSEDGAEAAWPINLDNLSLNSLPAIPEELRNALPPIGLPNLPGNVQPASAQIGVGPNGQGGYGNPETGRPTPNYPSQNSNATFPPQNFPPLGSQPGSESGANFAAPPAASYPPANGMRVVPAGF; encoded by the coding sequence ATGTTAATCGTTCTCGGGATGGCCACCATCTTCGGCGCGATTAAGGGCTTCGCTTGGCAAGTTGCATCCCTAGCGTCGATCATCGTAAGCTACTTCGTCGCCTACAACTTCCGCCTGCAAGTCGCGGACATGATCCAGGCAGCGCCGCCATGGAACCAGTTCCTAGCGATGCTGATCCTATACGTCGGCACCTCCTTTGTGATCTGGGTGGGATTTCGCCTGTTTAGCAGCGCCATCGATCGCGTTCGCCTGCGCGAGTTTGACCGGCACCTCGGGGCCGGATTTGGCTTGGCCAAAGGAGCCGTCTTCTGCCTGCTGATCACGATGTTCGCCATGAGCCTACTGGGACCTAGCCAGCAGACTGCAATTTGTGAATCTCGATCGGGCTATTACATCTCCTACGTACTCGACCGCAGCATCGGAATCCTTCCGAAGGAAATCCACGATGTTGTCGGCCCCTACCTCGATGGACTCGACGACAAGCTGAACAACCATACCGGTCACGATCATACGGTCGACGGATCGGAAGACGGAGCCGAAGCCGCATGGCCCATCAACCTAGACAACTTGAGCCTCAACAGCTTGCCAGCCATCCCGGAGGAACTCCGAAATGCCTTGCCTCCGATTGGGCTCCCCAATCTGCCAGGCAACGTACAACCAGCAAGCGCGCAGATCGGGGTCGGACCGAACGGGCAGGGGGGCTACGGCAATCCTGAAACGGGACGGCCAACACCAAACTATCCGTCGCAAAACTCGAACGCGACCTTCCCACCACAAAACTTCCCACCACTAGGCTCACAACCGGGCAGCGAATCGGGCGCGAATTTCGCCGCGCCTCCAGCCGCAAGCTACCCACCAGCCAACGGCATGCGAGTGGTACCCGCAGGATTCTAG
- a CDS encoding acetyl-CoA carboxylase carboxyltransferase subunit alpha: MSFEQSSFHLQPAGDDPKMSHTGPEFEQPMFEIESKIQELLEQSRQPRSATDDSLEREIIAQRKKWNEIAADVYSKLSPWQIVQVARHKDRPYTRDYLNLAFDEFVELHGDKHFGDDRAMLTGFAKIDQYKVMVVGHQKGRTYRERAACHFGCAHPEGYRKAMSKMRMAEKYGMPIVCFIDTPGAYPGIGAEERGQAQVIAESMFQMSQLRTPIICIVIGEGGSGGALGIGLGDRIAVLQYAYYSVISPEGCAGILWKSHQHAPKAADALRFTSKHLHDMGVIDDVIEEPLGGAHRDHHKMAAWMKSYLLHALGELTVQPVDEMIEKRYEKFRSMGVFLDPAQHEPLESTTAP, encoded by the coding sequence GTGAGTTTCGAACAATCTTCATTTCACCTTCAACCCGCTGGGGATGATCCCAAGATGAGTCATACCGGTCCTGAGTTCGAACAGCCGATGTTTGAGATTGAGAGCAAGATCCAAGAATTGCTTGAGCAGTCGCGGCAGCCGCGCAGTGCAACCGACGATAGTTTGGAACGCGAGATCATTGCGCAGCGCAAGAAGTGGAACGAAATTGCGGCCGACGTTTACTCCAAGCTGAGTCCGTGGCAAATCGTGCAGGTGGCGCGACACAAGGATCGTCCCTATACTCGCGATTACCTGAATCTGGCGTTTGATGAATTCGTCGAGCTGCATGGCGACAAGCACTTTGGCGATGATCGAGCGATGCTCACCGGATTTGCAAAAATCGATCAATACAAAGTCATGGTGGTTGGGCACCAGAAGGGACGCACCTACCGAGAACGCGCGGCTTGCCATTTCGGATGTGCTCACCCCGAAGGCTACCGCAAGGCGATGAGCAAGATGCGCATGGCCGAGAAGTATGGCATGCCGATCGTTTGCTTCATCGACACTCCTGGAGCCTATCCGGGAATTGGCGCCGAGGAGCGCGGGCAAGCTCAGGTAATTGCCGAGAGTATGTTCCAGATGAGTCAGTTGCGGACACCCATTATCTGCATCGTGATTGGCGAAGGTGGTTCGGGAGGCGCATTGGGGATTGGTCTGGGAGATCGGATTGCCGTCCTGCAGTACGCTTACTACTCGGTCATCAGTCCTGAGGGATGTGCTGGGATTCTGTGGAAGAGCCACCAGCATGCGCCGAAAGCGGCCGATGCGCTGCGGTTTACTTCCAAGCATCTTCACGACATGGGCGTGATCGATGACGTGATCGAAGAGCCGCTGGGTGGCGCGCATCGCGACCACCACAAGATGGCTGCCTGGATGAAAAGCTATTTGCTGCATGCCCTGGGCGAGCTGACTGTGCAACCGGTCGATGAGATGATTGAAAAGCGTTACGAGAAATTCCGTAGCATGGGAGTGTTTCTCGATCCCGCGCAGCATGAGCCGCTGGAGTCGACGACTGCTCCTTGA
- a CDS encoding serine/threonine-protein kinase: MTKIRDFLGPYRLARLIRMGSTCQVWEGIETATGDRYALKVLREDFRTDKLELSQLKTEFEIAKAMNHPNVIRMHDLVLSSNTPFLVLELFSELNMKQALRRGTESIAFMLEKICQQSAEGLFHMHEKGFVHCDVKPDNFLVSREGEVKLIDFTISRKIPKGLGKLFGGKAKTVQGTRSYMSPEQIRNHVLDGRADIYSLGCVFFELATGKLPYTGDSPNDLLNKHLSAPIPSPLVTNDNLTPEFTAVIRSMMAKKPEDRPGSMWELLKTLRVTRIFKKQPRIPDKSIFDDFQSTGRVMPQQ, translated from the coding sequence ATGACTAAGATACGCGACTTTTTAGGACCTTATCGACTAGCTCGACTGATCCGCATGGGAAGTACTTGTCAGGTATGGGAGGGGATTGAGACCGCAACCGGCGATCGCTATGCCTTGAAAGTCCTGCGCGAGGACTTTCGCACCGACAAATTGGAGCTATCGCAGCTCAAGACCGAGTTTGAGATCGCGAAAGCGATGAACCATCCGAACGTGATCCGCATGCACGATCTCGTGTTGAGCAGCAATACGCCCTTTCTCGTATTGGAGTTGTTCAGCGAGTTGAACATGAAGCAGGCGTTGCGGCGCGGAACCGAATCGATTGCCTTCATGTTGGAGAAAATCTGCCAGCAGAGTGCTGAGGGACTATTCCATATGCATGAGAAGGGCTTTGTGCATTGCGACGTGAAGCCCGACAATTTTCTGGTCAGCCGGGAAGGGGAGGTCAAGCTCATTGACTTTACCATCTCCCGCAAGATCCCTAAGGGCCTCGGCAAGTTGTTTGGTGGCAAGGCCAAGACGGTTCAAGGAACTCGCAGCTATATGTCTCCGGAGCAGATTCGCAATCACGTCCTCGATGGGCGCGCAGATATCTACAGTTTGGGGTGTGTCTTTTTTGAGCTGGCAACTGGCAAGTTGCCGTACACGGGCGACAGTCCCAACGACCTGTTGAACAAGCATCTCTCCGCTCCAATTCCGTCGCCGCTGGTCACTAACGACAATCTTACTCCTGAGTTCACGGCAGTGATCCGGTCAATGATGGCCAAGAAACCCGAAGACCGACCAGGTTCAATGTGGGAGTTGTTGAAGACGCTGCGTGTCACGCGAATTTTCAAGAAGCAACCGCGGATTCCTGACAAGAGTATTTTTGATGACTTCCAGAGTACGGGACGTGTCATGCCGCAACAGTAG
- a CDS encoding glycosyltransferase family 4 protein: MRVLHVITRMIIGGAQENTLFNCLDLQQAYGDDVLLVTGPALGPEGRLLEQGRAGGLPLRFIDELRRSIHPTRDRQAYRALVDCIREFNPDVVHTHSAKGGFLGRAAAWSCGVPVVVHTVHGAPFHPYQNAMARHLFIRLERWAARRCHHMISVADAMTDLMVASRVAPREKFTTIYSGMDVEPFRDCNQFRQAARQELGFADDDVVFGKIARLFHLKGHEYLLEAAESAIRQNPKCKFLLVGDGILRQQLESRLASRHLQGHFRFTGLVEPERVPYYLSAMDALVHTSLREGLARTLPQALIAGKPVVSYDVDGAREVALPGQTGYLLPPKSIEPLRQAIVELSLDAELRSRLGQGGAARFTEQFRHQQMTRQIRALYQRLLPQQRP, encoded by the coding sequence ATGCGCGTGCTGCATGTAATTACCCGAATGATTATAGGGGGTGCTCAGGAGAACACGCTGTTTAATTGTTTGGATCTGCAGCAAGCGTATGGCGACGATGTGCTGTTGGTCACCGGCCCAGCCTTGGGGCCGGAAGGCCGACTGTTGGAGCAGGGGAGGGCAGGGGGGCTGCCACTGAGGTTTATCGATGAACTGCGACGCTCGATTCATCCGACGCGAGATCGGCAAGCCTACCGAGCCCTCGTGGACTGCATTCGTGAGTTCAATCCCGACGTCGTGCATACCCACAGTGCTAAGGGAGGATTTCTTGGTCGCGCAGCAGCCTGGAGTTGTGGGGTCCCGGTAGTGGTGCACACGGTCCACGGCGCACCGTTCCACCCCTATCAGAATGCGATGGCCCGTCATTTGTTCATCCGTCTCGAGCGCTGGGCGGCACGCCGCTGTCACCACATGATCTCCGTTGCGGATGCAATGACCGATCTGATGGTTGCATCCCGAGTAGCCCCGCGAGAGAAATTCACTACCATCTACTCGGGCATGGACGTCGAGCCCTTTCGGGATTGCAATCAATTTCGACAAGCGGCCCGACAAGAGTTGGGATTCGCAGACGACGATGTGGTGTTTGGCAAGATCGCGCGCTTGTTTCACCTCAAGGGCCACGAGTATTTGCTCGAGGCTGCTGAGAGTGCCATCCGCCAGAATCCGAAATGCAAATTCTTGCTGGTGGGGGATGGGATTTTGCGGCAGCAGTTGGAGTCGCGACTGGCGTCACGCCATTTGCAAGGCCACTTTCGCTTCACCGGACTGGTCGAGCCCGAGAGAGTTCCGTACTACTTGAGCGCCATGGATGCACTCGTTCACACGAGTTTGCGCGAGGGGTTGGCGAGGACGTTGCCTCAAGCCCTGATCGCTGGCAAGCCGGTGGTGAGCTACGACGTGGATGGAGCGCGAGAAGTTGCTCTTCCGGGACAGACCGGTTACTTGTTGCCTCCCAAATCGATCGAACCGCTCAGGCAAGCGATTGTCGAATTGTCTCTGGATGCGGAGTTAAGAAGCAGGCTAGGGCAGGGGGGCGCAGCCCGGTTTACCGAGCAATTCCGCCACCAGCAGATGACTCGCCAAATTCGCGCCCTCTATCAGCGATTGCTTCCCCAGCAGCGTCCCTAG
- the truA gene encoding tRNA pseudouridine(38-40) synthase TruA, with protein MNHSCSGGEDSLPPPSDAPESSAAGPAGSTEGTQRAFLMTIAYNGANYFGWQLQPDHVTVQQVLEKTLSKLLKEPRVVVHGSSRTDTGVHALAQRAVIRTVNWNAPADKLPFALNISLPQDIVVREAVEVPLAFNPIKDSTGKRYRYQVYCSRKSDPIQSNTHWWVRRRVSVDAMRAAAHLLEGKHDFTSFQTNGSPRSSTVRTVRSLTVSAAPYMDGQLLTIEIEANGFLYNMVRNIVGTLVQVGVGRKPPEWIMEVIAAQDRSSAGATAPPHGLFLTEVLF; from the coding sequence ATGAACCACTCTTGTTCTGGGGGGGAGGATTCGCTGCCCCCACCGTCTGATGCTCCAGAGTCCTCTGCGGCCGGTCCTGCCGGATCGACCGAAGGGACGCAACGCGCATTTCTGATGACGATTGCCTACAACGGGGCGAACTACTTTGGTTGGCAATTGCAGCCGGACCATGTAACGGTCCAGCAGGTGCTAGAGAAAACTCTCTCTAAGCTCTTGAAAGAGCCGCGCGTAGTGGTGCATGGCAGCAGTCGAACCGATACGGGAGTGCATGCCCTCGCGCAGCGAGCGGTGATCCGTACGGTGAACTGGAATGCACCGGCCGATAAGTTGCCGTTTGCGTTGAACATCAGTCTGCCTCAGGATATCGTTGTCCGCGAGGCTGTTGAAGTCCCGCTAGCTTTCAATCCGATCAAGGACAGTACTGGGAAGCGGTATCGTTACCAGGTTTATTGCTCCCGCAAATCGGACCCGATCCAATCCAATACCCATTGGTGGGTTCGGCGGCGGGTGTCGGTAGACGCGATGCGAGCAGCGGCGCATCTGCTGGAAGGAAAGCACGATTTTACGAGCTTTCAAACCAATGGCAGCCCACGCTCCAGCACGGTGCGAACCGTGCGGTCTTTGACGGTCTCTGCGGCACCCTACATGGATGGCCAGCTGCTGACCATTGAAATTGAGGCCAACGGATTTCTCTACAACATGGTTCGCAATATAGTCGGAACACTGGTGCAAGTTGGAGTAGGTCGCAAGCCGCCCGAGTGGATCATGGAGGTAATTGCAGCTCAGGATCGCAGCAGTGCCGGAGCTACAGCTCCCCCCCACGGATTGTTCTTGACGGAAGTACTATTCTAA
- a CDS encoding aspartate-semialdehyde dehydrogenase, which translates to MIKTLAVVGATGAVGQIVLEEIQKQGVQYEALKLLASSRSAGKTVQVAGQDITVELMEPAAFEGVDVVIASTPDEVAAECVPWAVERGAVVVDESAFYRMDPRVPLVIPEVNPQAIAKHQGIIASPNCSTTQMVVALHPLRQAAGLKRVVVSTYQAVSGAGLAAQQELLNNTQSRLSGQTGSAAIFQHDIALNLIPQIGSHKHAGFTSEEMKMVLETHKIFEDDSIAVNATCVRVPVLIGHSESIYCETAEPLELEQIFELFRSAEGVTLIDDLPNKSYPMPRDCADQPDVFVGRVRKDLNHPCGISFWCVSDNLRKGAATNAVQICKLLSAR; encoded by the coding sequence GTGATCAAGACATTGGCAGTGGTGGGTGCGACTGGGGCTGTGGGGCAAATCGTATTGGAGGAAATCCAAAAGCAGGGGGTGCAGTACGAAGCGCTGAAGCTGCTCGCGTCCTCGCGCTCGGCTGGTAAGACTGTCCAGGTCGCGGGCCAAGACATTACAGTCGAGCTGATGGAACCTGCCGCCTTTGAGGGGGTGGATGTCGTTATTGCCAGTACGCCCGATGAAGTCGCGGCCGAATGCGTTCCCTGGGCGGTTGAGCGTGGAGCGGTCGTCGTCGACGAAAGCGCCTTTTACCGGATGGACCCCAGGGTCCCCCTCGTTATTCCAGAGGTCAATCCGCAAGCAATTGCCAAACATCAAGGCATTATTGCCAGCCCCAACTGCAGTACGACACAAATGGTGGTTGCGCTCCATCCACTGCGCCAAGCGGCCGGGCTGAAAAGAGTGGTGGTCAGTACTTACCAAGCGGTCAGTGGTGCTGGTTTAGCGGCTCAGCAAGAACTGCTCAACAACACGCAGTCACGTTTGTCCGGACAAACCGGTTCTGCTGCAATCTTCCAGCACGATATCGCCCTTAACTTGATTCCTCAGATCGGCTCGCACAAGCATGCGGGGTTCACATCCGAAGAAATGAAGATGGTCTTGGAGACCCATAAAATCTTTGAGGATGACTCCATTGCAGTCAATGCAACCTGCGTTCGTGTGCCGGTGTTGATCGGGCATAGTGAATCGATCTATTGCGAAACGGCAGAGCCGCTCGAGCTGGAGCAGATCTTCGAGCTTTTCCGCTCGGCTGAAGGGGTGACCCTCATCGATGACTTGCCGAACAAGAGTTATCCCATGCCACGCGATTGCGCCGACCAGCCCGATGTGTTCGTGGGCCGTGTGCGCAAGGATCTGAACCATCCCTGTGGAATTAGCTTTTGGTGTGTGAGTGACAACTTGCGCAAGGGAGCGGCTACCAACGCGGTTCAAATTTGCAAGTTGCTGTCTGCGCGATGA